The following proteins come from a genomic window of Sesamum indicum cultivar Zhongzhi No. 13 linkage group LG10, S_indicum_v1.0, whole genome shotgun sequence:
- the LOC105172630 gene encoding MADS-box protein SVP: MVRQKIEIKKISDLSARQVTFSKRRRGLFKKAQELSTLCDAEIALIVFSATGKLFHYSSSSMMQIIRRHNRQSEDSKLGYHPSLQFQTGSSDSHDMLRKHLADKTTELRQVKGEDLEGLSMDDLMKLEKLVEGGLSRVAKTKDDKFLNLISMLKTRESELVKENTQLKQLAEKSRGGLDNVVHHQANITNSHGLLVYCPAADKNDSDISLKLGLPCPNSN, encoded by the exons ATGGTGAGGCAGAAGATTGAGATAAAGAAGATATCAGACTTGAGTGCTCGGCAAGTGACATTTTCCAAGAGGAGAAGAGGGCTTTTCAAGAAAGCTCAAGAACTCTCTACCCTCTGCGATGCTGAGATTGCCCTCATCGTTTTCTCAGCCACCGGCAAGCTCTTTCACTATTCTTCCTCaag CATGATGCAAATCATTCGGAGGCATAATCGGCAATCAGAGGACTCCAAATTAGGGTATCATCCTTCCCTCCAATTTCAG ACAGGAAGTAGTGATAGCCATGACATGCTCAGGAAGCATCTCGCGGACAAAACCACTGAGTTGAG GCAGGTGAAGGGAGAAGATCTGGAAGGGCTTAGCATGGATGATTTGATGAAACTAGAGAAACTGGTGGAGGGAGGTTTAAGCCGTGTTGCAAAAACTAAg GATGACAAGTTTCTCAACCTGATCAGCATGCTCAAGACTAGG GAATCGGAACTAGTGAAAGAAAATACACAGTTAAAACAGCTAGCAGag AAATCGAGAGGCGGACTAGACAACGTTGTTCATCACCAAGCAAATATTACCAACTCTCATGGATTATTAGTCTATTGTCCGGCTGCGGACAAAAACGACTCGGACATTTCCCTCAAGCTGGG CCTGCCTTGTCCAAACTCTAACTGA